A window from Mytilus galloprovincialis chromosome 8, xbMytGall1.hap1.1, whole genome shotgun sequence encodes these proteins:
- the LOC143085597 gene encoding uncharacterized protein LOC143085597 isoform X1 has product MISNRQICIIMVCVGLAIAEICLPDDNTYYNPQLGMCAKCDSCLRGLGKDTVKVNEKIKWDQEHGALTCTPCILCSNGFYNDRRDFDCKPCNNCSQQNRYEIEQCTSISDVTCGSIIKTEHPVTGSLQANPTSLKIKEFHILITLVVTTVGSCLVIASVLLCFIYQRRRYKSKDGSCTMNNNIECNDSMQRVPLVVVDNRSSTSPSNKDEDRTYDVPKKQSTIINIPTSSNTISQQLSPGSETTPKVVASNNDQNREIQCNSEVSSNNQCSSIKEINSNKFSNNCAKIHSPLLCCAAILDSSIDDVSKSSLSTGGSPLVLDTFLSERNDKSVYPETCMLKRSNCSILSNGSMFNHDKECSPSYFCKCYDCSNH; this is encoded by the exons ATGATCAG TAACCGTCAAATATGCATTATCATGGTATGTGTTGGTTTGGCGATTGCTGAAATATGTTTACCAGACGATAATACGTATTACAACCCTCAGCTAGGAATGTGTGCAAAGTGTGACAGCTGTCTACGTGGACTAGGAAAGGATACTGTAAAA gttaatgaaaaaataaaatgggaCCAAGAACACGGAGCACTTACCTGTACACCATGTATTCTTTGTAGTAATGGATTCTATAATGACCGGCGGGATTTTGACTGCAAACCATGTAATAACTGTTCCCAACAGAATCGTTACGAAATAGAACAATGCACATCAATATCGGACGTAACATGTGGTTCTATCATCAA GACGGAACATCCAGTAACAGGCAGTCTACAAGCAAATCCCACGTCTCTTAAAATAAAAG aattcCATATTTTGATAACCCTAGTTGTAACTACGGTTGGTTCATGTTTGGTAATAGCATcagttttgttatgttttatttaccaACGAAGAAGGTACAAATCAAAAGACG GAAGCTGTACCATGAACAATAACATAGAGTGTAATGATTCCATGCAAAG GGTACCACTGGTTGTTGTTGATAACAGATCAAGTACATCACCATCAAACAAGGACGAGGATCGCACATATGACGTACCTAAAAAACAGAGCACAATTATAAATATTCCTACCTCCAGTAACACAATTTCACAACAGTTGTCACCAGGGAGTGAAACAACACCAAAAGTCGTTGCATCAAATAATGACCAAAATCGGGAAATTCAATGTAACTCAGAAGTATCATCAAATAATCAATGTTCATCAATAAAGGaaataaattcaaacaaattttcaaacaatTGTGCTAAAATACACAGTCCATTATTATGCTGTGCGGCCATATTGGATTCGTCAATAGATGATGTAAGTAAAAGTTCATTGAGCACTGGAGGTTCACCGTTGGTGTTAGACACTTTCTTGAGTGAAAGAAATGACAAATCAGTATACCCAGAAACCTGTATGCTTAAAAGATCTAATTGTAGCATTTTATCAAACGGGTCTATGTTTAACCACGATAAAGAGTGTAGTCCATCTTACTTCTGCAAATGCTACGATTGTTCGAATCACTAA
- the LOC143085597 gene encoding uncharacterized protein LOC143085597 isoform X2 has product MISNRQICIIMVCVGLAIAEICLPDDNTYYNPQLGMCAKCDSCLRGLGKDTVKVNEKIKWDQEHGALTCTPCILCSNGFYNDRRDFDCKPCNNCSQQNRYEIEQCTSISDVTCGSIIKTEHPVTGSLQANPTSLKIKEFHILITLVVTTVGSCLVIASVLLCFIYQRRRYKSKDGNCTMNNNIECNDSMQRVPLVVVDNRSSTSPSNKDEDRTYDVPKKQSTIINIPTSSNTISQQLSPGSETTPKVVASNNDQNREIQCNSEVSSNNQCSSIKEINSNKFSNNCAKIHSPLLCCAAILDSSIDDVSKSSLSTGGSPLVLDTFLSERNDKSVYPETCMLKRSNCSILSNGSMFNHDKECSPSYFCKCYDCSNH; this is encoded by the exons ATGATCAG TAACCGTCAAATATGCATTATCATGGTATGTGTTGGTTTGGCGATTGCTGAAATATGTTTACCAGACGATAATACGTATTACAACCCTCAGCTAGGAATGTGTGCAAAGTGTGACAGCTGTCTACGTGGACTAGGAAAGGATACTGTAAAA gttaatgaaaaaataaaatgggaCCAAGAACACGGAGCACTTACCTGTACACCATGTATTCTTTGTAGTAATGGATTCTATAATGACCGGCGGGATTTTGACTGCAAACCATGTAATAACTGTTCCCAACAGAATCGTTACGAAATAGAACAATGCACATCAATATCGGACGTAACATGTGGTTCTATCATCAA GACGGAACATCCAGTAACAGGCAGTCTACAAGCAAATCCCACGTCTCTTAAAATAAAAG aattcCATATTTTGATAACCCTAGTTGTAACTACGGTTGGTTCATGTTTGGTAATAGCATcagttttgttatgttttatttaccaACGAAGAAGGTACAAATCAAAAGACGGTAA CTGTACCATGAACAATAACATAGAGTGTAATGATTCCATGCAAAG GGTACCACTGGTTGTTGTTGATAACAGATCAAGTACATCACCATCAAACAAGGACGAGGATCGCACATATGACGTACCTAAAAAACAGAGCACAATTATAAATATTCCTACCTCCAGTAACACAATTTCACAACAGTTGTCACCAGGGAGTGAAACAACACCAAAAGTCGTTGCATCAAATAATGACCAAAATCGGGAAATTCAATGTAACTCAGAAGTATCATCAAATAATCAATGTTCATCAATAAAGGaaataaattcaaacaaattttcaaacaatTGTGCTAAAATACACAGTCCATTATTATGCTGTGCGGCCATATTGGATTCGTCAATAGATGATGTAAGTAAAAGTTCATTGAGCACTGGAGGTTCACCGTTGGTGTTAGACACTTTCTTGAGTGAAAGAAATGACAAATCAGTATACCCAGAAACCTGTATGCTTAAAAGATCTAATTGTAGCATTTTATCAAACGGGTCTATGTTTAACCACGATAAAGAGTGTAGTCCATCTTACTTCTGCAAATGCTACGATTGTTCGAATCACTAA